From Microlunatus capsulatus, a single genomic window includes:
- a CDS encoding ABC transporter ATP-binding protein, with protein sequence MSAALALQGLTKSFGAKRAVDGLDLEVRRGCMFGLVGPNGAGKTTTLSMATGLLRPDAGTARVLDHDVWADPAAAKALMGVLPDGVRLFDRLSGGELLHYVGLLRRVPPADIASRSGDLLEALGLTGDRDTLVVEYSAGMTKKIGLACALIHAPRLLVLDEPFEAVDPVSGEGIRSILRGYTASGGTVVLSSHVMELVESLCDELAVVAQGRVLAAGTVDAVRAGSTLQQRFLDLVGFQASGEETLAWLRSSSASS encoded by the coding sequence ATGTCAGCGGCACTGGCCCTGCAGGGCCTGACCAAGAGCTTCGGCGCGAAACGGGCGGTCGACGGCCTGGACCTGGAGGTGCGGCGCGGCTGCATGTTCGGGCTGGTCGGACCCAACGGCGCCGGCAAGACGACGACGCTCTCCATGGCCACCGGGCTGCTCCGGCCCGACGCGGGCACGGCCCGGGTGCTGGACCACGACGTCTGGGCCGACCCGGCGGCGGCGAAGGCGCTGATGGGCGTGCTGCCCGACGGCGTCCGGCTGTTCGACCGGCTGAGCGGCGGGGAGCTGCTGCACTACGTCGGCCTGCTGCGCCGGGTGCCGCCCGCCGACATCGCCAGCCGCTCGGGGGACCTGCTGGAGGCGCTGGGGCTGACCGGCGACCGCGACACCCTCGTCGTCGAGTACTCCGCCGGCATGACGAAGAAGATCGGGCTGGCCTGCGCGCTCATCCACGCGCCGCGGCTGCTGGTGCTCGACGAGCCGTTCGAGGCCGTCGACCCGGTGTCGGGGGAGGGCATCCGCTCGATCCTGCGCGGCTACACCGCCAGCGGCGGCACCGTGGTGCTGTCCAGCCACGTGATGGAGCTGGTCGAGAGCCTCTGCGACGAGCTGGCGGTGGTGGCCCAGGGCCGCGTGCTGGCCGCCGGCACCGTCGACGCGGTCCGCGCCGGCAGCACGCTGCAGCAGCGGTTCCTCGACCTCGTCGGGTTCCAGGCCAGCGGAGAGGAGACCCTGGCGTGGTTGCGCTCCTCGTCCGCCTCAAGCTGA
- a CDS encoding glycosyl hydrolase, whose translation MSRAPVPLPTASPAGDRSPGRGRLRRRGAAAVAAAALVVGAVAGAVAPERATAATTGVGAGSYTTTLPAGAALPSGCGDLSTNPRAFVTANAPKGAVPTNDWWSPLLFKRLDCSFGEPMMAHPASYDTDRGGLGISYTTTPVITGTARGVGEYKFPYTRDLEVGVAGLDAPKVMVDGWTDWTVTPVWSDGTRTLKATIGHGLPLSYYQVTGGQAQIRTDDAPRVWSRTGATVGFTVRGHDYVAYAPTGATWSQSGSTLSSTLGGKGYFSVAVLPTTPASTDATRTALATSYGRYAHAVVTGTKLTYAYNTRTAAANARYSFTTTRREGSGAGTVVALYPHQWKALNGGTPISQTYVSPRGMMKTLVGASSFLTSQVFRGVLPEVPAVATSQGADKATLTALLAQVADDPAGEQKPDTYWAGKGLGRAARIAEIADQLGSTAVRDKALASIRSTLTDWLTASPGEQDHLFYYDRSWGTLIGYGASYGSDAELNDHHFHYGYFIAAAATLAKFDPAWAATGKYGGMVDLLVRDANNYDRADARFPYLRDFDIYAGHDWASGHGAFASGNNQESSSEGMNFAGALIQWGQATGNTKVRDAGIHLYTTQAAAIQEYWFDVDGTNFPAAFPHSAVGMVWGDGGAYATWFTADPEKIQGINQLPITGSHFYLGYRPAYNGTNYAEVVRNRGGEPTVWQDILWEFLALGDPDAALAKYRADPGFTSEEGESKAHTFHWIRNLAALGTVDTRVTADHPMAMAFTKGGKRTYVVANISTKALTVTFSDGRSVAAPAGRTVAAGARTWSGGSAGAVPTTPPTTPPTSPPPTSSPTPTAPPASPTPTAPPTSENPTTPPTTPPSSASTRYLRADGTLGAAGSAGTVVVAAANGNYDGTPHAARTFTATGVTGRWSGRTAFDLSVDAGTGVGNATQVRVSYDLTGNGSAERVETYRYFATDPVPGYEHSTQGTQLLSSSGTGGDLEGGTVTVQVWSAIGSGPTTLGVGATSRVVLPLS comes from the coding sequence GTGTCCCGTGCCCCCGTCCCCCTCCCGACCGCCAGCCCTGCGGGCGACCGGTCCCCCGGCCGCGGCCGGCTGCGCCGTCGTGGTGCCGCCGCCGTCGCGGCCGCCGCCCTCGTCGTCGGCGCCGTCGCCGGCGCCGTGGCCCCCGAGCGCGCCACCGCCGCCACCACCGGGGTCGGAGCCGGCTCGTACACGACCACGCTGCCCGCCGGCGCCGCCCTGCCGTCCGGCTGCGGCGACCTGTCGACGAACCCGCGCGCCTTCGTCACCGCGAACGCCCCGAAGGGCGCGGTGCCCACCAACGACTGGTGGAGCCCGCTGCTGTTCAAGCGCCTCGACTGCTCCTTCGGCGAGCCGATGATGGCCCACCCCGCCTCCTACGACACCGACCGCGGCGGCCTCGGGATCTCGTACACGACGACGCCCGTCATCACCGGCACCGCCCGCGGGGTCGGGGAGTACAAGTTCCCCTACACCCGCGACCTCGAGGTGGGCGTCGCCGGCCTCGACGCGCCGAAGGTCATGGTGGACGGCTGGACCGACTGGACCGTCACCCCCGTCTGGTCCGACGGCACCCGGACCCTCAAGGCGACGATCGGCCACGGCCTGCCGCTCTCCTACTACCAGGTGACCGGCGGGCAGGCCCAGATCCGGACCGACGACGCCCCCCGCGTCTGGTCCCGGACCGGCGCCACCGTCGGCTTCACCGTCCGCGGCCACGACTACGTCGCCTACGCCCCGACCGGGGCCACCTGGAGCCAGAGCGGCTCCACCCTCAGCTCGACCCTGGGCGGCAAGGGCTACTTCAGCGTCGCGGTGCTGCCGACGACGCCGGCCAGCACCGACGCCACCCGGACCGCGCTCGCCACCTCCTACGGCCGCTACGCCCACGCGGTGGTGACGGGCACGAAGCTGACCTACGCCTACAACACCCGCACGGCCGCCGCGAACGCGCGCTACTCCTTCACCACCACCCGGCGGGAGGGCTCGGGGGCCGGCACCGTCGTCGCCCTCTACCCGCACCAGTGGAAGGCGCTGAACGGCGGGACGCCGATCAGCCAGACCTACGTCTCGCCGCGCGGCATGATGAAGACCCTCGTCGGCGCGAGCAGCTTCCTGACCTCCCAGGTGTTCCGCGGGGTGCTGCCCGAGGTGCCCGCCGTCGCCACCAGCCAGGGCGCGGACAAGGCCACGCTGACCGCGCTGCTCGCCCAGGTCGCCGACGACCCCGCCGGGGAGCAGAAGCCCGACACCTACTGGGCCGGCAAGGGCCTGGGCCGGGCGGCGCGGATCGCCGAGATCGCCGACCAGCTGGGCAGCACCGCGGTGCGCGACAAGGCGCTCGCCTCCATCCGCTCCACCCTCACCGACTGGCTCACCGCGTCCCCGGGCGAGCAGGACCACCTCTTCTACTACGACCGCAGCTGGGGGACGCTGATCGGCTACGGCGCCAGCTACGGCTCCGACGCCGAGCTCAACGACCACCACTTCCACTACGGCTACTTCATCGCCGCGGCGGCCACCCTGGCCAAGTTCGACCCGGCCTGGGCCGCCACCGGGAAGTACGGCGGCATGGTCGACCTGCTGGTCCGCGACGCCAACAACTACGACCGCGCCGACGCCCGGTTCCCCTACCTGCGCGACTTCGACATCTACGCCGGCCACGACTGGGCCTCCGGCCACGGGGCCTTCGCCTCCGGCAACAACCAGGAGTCCTCCTCGGAGGGGATGAACTTCGCGGGCGCCCTCATCCAGTGGGGCCAGGCGACCGGCAACACGAAGGTCCGCGACGCCGGCATCCACCTCTACACGACCCAGGCCGCGGCCATCCAGGAGTACTGGTTCGACGTCGACGGCACGAACTTCCCCGCCGCCTTCCCGCACAGCGCCGTGGGCATGGTCTGGGGCGACGGCGGTGCCTACGCCACCTGGTTCACCGCCGACCCGGAGAAGATCCAGGGCATCAACCAGCTGCCGATCACCGGCAGCCACTTCTACCTGGGCTACCGGCCCGCCTACAACGGCACCAACTACGCCGAGGTCGTGCGGAACCGGGGCGGTGAGCCCACGGTGTGGCAGGACATCCTCTGGGAGTTCCTGGCCCTGGGCGACCCGGACGCGGCGCTGGCCAAGTACCGGGCGGACCCGGGCTTCACCTCCGAGGAGGGCGAGTCGAAGGCGCACACCTTCCACTGGATCCGCAACCTCGCCGCCCTGGGCACCGTCGACACCCGCGTCACCGCCGACCACCCGATGGCGATGGCGTTCACCAAGGGCGGGAAGCGGACCTACGTGGTGGCCAACATCTCCACCAAGGCGCTGACGGTGACGTTCTCCGACGGCCGCTCCGTCGCGGCCCCGGCCGGCCGCACCGTCGCCGCGGGGGCGCGCACCTGGAGCGGCGGGAGCGCCGGGGCGGTCCCGACCACCCCGCCCACGACCCCGCCGACCTCGCCGCCGCCGACCAGCAGCCCGACGCCGACCGCCCCGCCGGCCAGCCCGACCCCGACGGCACCGCCGACGAGCGAGAACCCGACGACGCCGCCCACCACCCCGCCGAGCAGCGCGTCGACCCGCTACCTGCGGGCCGACGGCACCCTCGGCGCGGCGGGCAGCGCGGGCACGGTCGTGGTGGCCGCGGCGAACGGCAACTACGACGGCACCCCGCACGCCGCCCGGACCTTCACCGCGACGGGGGTGACCGGCCGCTGGTCCGGCCGGACCGCCTTCGACCTGTCGGTGGACGCCGGCACCGGCGTCGGCAACGCCACCCAGGTCCGGGTCTCCTACGACCTGACCGGGAACGGCTCGGCCGAGCGGGTGGAGACCTACCGGTACTTCGCCACCGACCCGGTGCCGGGCTACGAGCACTCCACCCAGGGCACCCAGCTGCTCTCCAGCAGCGGGACCGGCGGCGACCTGGAGGGCGGCACCGTCACCGTCCAGGTCTGGAGCGCCATCGGCAGCGGACCGACGACCCTCGGGGTCGGCGCGACCTCGCGGGTGGTGCTGCCGCTGTCCTGA